The genomic DNA TCTGATGCACGATAAAGAGCCGGACGATGTCGGGGGTTCCATTCATTGCCGCTCCATGCATCCCACGGGGCTGTCGTGTCGATGTGGTCCCCGATCAGAGAGCGGAGGATCACACATTTGCCAACTGAATTGAGTGTTGCGCGACTTATCGTTCCGACAGGCGGATCAAAGAACGAGACTGGCCCGACATTGACCCGGTAACCCGGAATATCCGCTGCGCCAAACGGGGTGGCGCGAACCCCTTCAAACCATTGCCGACCAAGATAGCACTGGCCCTGCTGGGCCTTGCCATCATGCGTAAAGTTACACGCATTGAATACGAATCCGTATGGGGTGCGTAAGTCAGTGCTCGGCGCGGTGGCCCATGATTTCGCAGCGCGACTGGTCAGCGTGCGGATGGTGCAGCGCTCGAACCAAGCCGTCGACTGGCCAAATATGAAATCGACATCGCCCTCTATGTCGCAGTCGACAAAGCTTGAGCGGACCGTTTCGCCCTTGGTTGGGGATTGCAGATACAGCGTGTCCTGAAAACTGCTCAAAACGACATTCTGGACCTGCACACGATCAGCCCCCGCCACCAGCAGCGCCACAGCCTGATGTTGACCATTACGGAATTGCCCAAGGGCATTCACAGCCAGATCGCCGCCCTGAGAGCGGTCGCAGTTGTAGGTATTCTGTACGGTCAGATTCAAAAGCTGGAAGCCATCATTCTCGACGCGCAGCACAGAGGCATGAGCCGTACTGATCGGGGATAGACCTGCGATGCGCCGATAGAGCTTTGCGACATTCTCAGGCGCATTTGCAAAATGCGAAGCAAAGCGACGGATATATTCGGGGCCCTGCATTTCAGCGTCGATGTTCTCGGCCAGAACCACATCGGACGGAGACGCCCCCAAGCCAATCAGGGTCACCGCGAAAGATGCACGCGGCACATAGACAAGTCCGCAATAGACGCCTGCCGCCACCCCGATCACCACGCGGCCATGACGCTGCTCTTGCAGGGCACGGTTCACCGCCTCTTGCACAGATGCATAGCCGCCACCCGGCCCAACAACATAGTCCGGCCTCAGCCCCGCTGCATCAAGGGGCACGGGGCACCACGGATCATCCCGCTCGGCCCCGGCCGTTCCAACGTAACGCAAGACGTTGTCGCGGCGAAATCTGTCCGCCGCGTCTTCCGTCAACTGCGGTCGCATCAGCGCTGCATCAGCGCCGCCGCCATCATCAACGGAGCGACGCCCTTGATGTCGTCCTTCACGCGCGCCTCTGTCAGGTAGTATTCCGGGCTGCCGTCGCGGAACCTGTCTTCATACCAACCAAGACCCGCGACCTCGCAAATCTCGACCATTTCGTGCCCGCCGCCCGCTTTGGGGCGCAACGCCTTATCCATGACCATCGGGGCCAAACCGTCGGCGATGTCGGTCAGGCCCAAGCGCGCCCCGCGCAACAGCGCATAGGTGAACATCGCCGACGCCGAGGTTTCCTGATAGTTGCCTTCAAGATCGGGCCGGTCGATGACCTGAAGCCAGATGCCATCTGCAACCCGCAAGGCCGCGATTTTCTCCAAAAGAGCGACCGTACGCGCCCGCAAGGGGGCGAAATCCTCACCCACCAGATCCGCAACTTCCACCAATGCCATCGCCAGCCAGCCGATAGCGCGGGCCCAGAACGCCTTGTTGAACCCGGTTCCGGGGTCTGCCCACGGCTGCTCGCGGGCTTCATCATAGGCATGCCAATATAGGCCACTTGCAGGATCAATAAGCGTATCGAGCGCGGTCGAAAGCTGCGCCAGGCTGTCCGCGACATCGGCTTCATCCCCGCTCAACTGCGCATGTGCAATCCGGAACGGCTGACCCATATACAACCCGTCCAGCCAGATCTGCCATGGATAGCGGTGTTTGTGCCAATAAACGCCGCTTTGCGTGCGGGGATGTGTCTGCAACTGGCGCGCCAGCAAATCAGCGGCCTTCCTGTACCGCGCCTCGCCCGTCAGCCCATACAGATACAGCAGCGTGCGGCCAGGCAGGATGTTGTCGATGTTGTAATCAGAGAGCCCGTAGCCCAAAAGGTCCCCCTCAGGGCCGATCTGAGGATCTGCAAGCCGGTGCAGATGATCAAGCCAGCGCGCCTCTCCGGTCTCGACGTGCCAGAGCTCCAATGCGCGATAGAGGCATCCATCCTCATAGCACCACTTCCCCCCCTTGTAGGGTTGATAGCGTCGCGCATAATCGTCAAGAAACTCAGCTAACATCGGTCATATCCTCAAGCAAATCTGTCAAAGCGGCATCCGTTTCGATCTGCGCGAAGCGGTGTAGCAATCCTGCGTGTCGGGCGCTGGGCAGATGACAGGCCATAAGCGTTTCGCCCGGCTCCGCGTCGGCGTCATAACCCACCGTCACGCCGGTCAAGCGCAGCCCGCGCAGGGGCGCTTCGGGCAAACCAAGGAATGCGCCCGCCGCGTGGCGCACACCGCGCAACTGGACATTCGTGACAGTAATGTCGGCAATCAGCGGCGTGCTGTCATCAACCGGCGCGGGATCGCGCGATTGGACCTCCGTGGATTTTCCGTCCGCATCGCAATAGTAGAAAGCATTGATGGCAAGGGCCGTTCCGACCCCGTCCATCGCGACATCATTCATCGCAATGCGGGCAACCTGACCACCGCGCCCACGCCGCGTCTTGATCCGCAAGCCACGGTCTGTGCCTTTGAATTCACACCGCGTGATGTCAACATCCGTGATATCACCACTCATCTCCGATCCCATGACGACCGCACCGTGGCCATCCTCCATCAGGCAGTTGGCGATTGTCAGATGCCGCGTCGGGGCGATGTGATCGACGCGGGTGTCCTCTCCGGTCCCACGCTTACCGGCTTTGACCGCAATACAATCGTCCCCCACGCTGATGTGCAGCCCGCACACCTTCACTTGCGTACAGCTTTCAGGATCAAATCCATCGGTATTTGGGCTATCGGCAGGGTTGGTGATCTGCATGGCGGTGGCAGTGAGCCGGTCGCAACGGTAGGGATGCACAGTCCAGGATGGGGAATTGCACACCGTGATACCGGACAAGAGAATATCCGTGCAATGGGCCAGAAACAGCGTGCGCGGGCGGCGGGCACCTTCGCGGGTTTCCTTGGGCCAAGTCCACCAATCGCCACGATCGCCACCACCGTCCAGCGTCCCACGCCCGGTAATGGCCAGGTTCTTGCATCCAATCGCTGTCACCAGCGAAGCAAAGCTTGCCGCGGGCAACCCTTCCCACGTGCCGACGACGCGACCGTCAGCATCATGGTCGGGCAGGATCGGCCAGCCACCACGGTCGGCAATAGCGGCAAGCCTCGCGCCTTCCGGCAGCCAAACGGTCATGTCTGATTTCAAAAATACCGGGCCACTGGCGATGTGCCCTTCTGGCAGGCGCAAGGTCCCACCTTTTGGCACGGCGGCTACCGCCGCGGCAAAGGCGCAGGCGTTGTCTGCCGCATCGGGTGAGACGCCATAATCAGCCGCGTCGATCAAACCCGCACAGGGCGCCGTGCGAAAGAACAATTTCTCCTCACCTGCCCAGAAGGTATAAACCGTGTCTGGAAGGAGGCCTTCAAGAAATACTGGAACAATGTCCGATACGCCGCGCAGTTCCGTCCCTTCAAGGCGCCATGAGACGGGCCTTTCCAGATGATACCGCGCCGTATCTGCGTGGATAAGAATGGTCACCGTGTAAGGCGTGACTGAATGGGCGCTAAGCACGTTCGGTTTCTTCCTGCCATGGGGCATGATGCGGACGCCGGACCAGACCGGCGCCCGCAGTTGTTTTTACTTGTCTTCCAGCGCTTCATTCACAAGCATCAGGATTTCTTCTGAGGCTTCTGTGCTATCCAATTCACCGTAGGCAAACAACTCCAGCGTGTCTTCAATCCCGGCACGCACATCAGGGTCTTCATTGAATGGGCTGATTGCTGGCGCATTGGCTGACATCACCATGTTCTGCGCATCCACCTGGATCTGTTGAATACCACCATCCGCAAGAAGCTGCGCTGCGGCCACATCCGATGATGGCACGCCACGTGCCGACCCCATTGCCGCAATCCCTTCGGGTTGGGTCAACAAGCAGTTGAGCACTTCGGCAGCCGCCTGCTGGTTCGGCGAATTGGCCGAAATCGAGAACACCATCGAGGGCTTGCGATACACCCCGTCGTTCTGTGCACCCGCGACCCGCAACAGCCCTGCAGGCACAAGCTCTTGTCCTTCAGCAAGCGGATCAGAGATCTTGAAGAACGTCGTATCCCACTGGTAGCTGCCCGCGATCTGGCCAGAGGTCCAGTCAGCGTTTTCATGCAGTGCGATGTTCCCTTGCGCAGCGCGCTCTGGCCAACCCTTGATCACGTGGTTGTCGACCATCGCCTGATACATGTCGATACCGGCCTGCAATTCATCCTGTGACCACTGAACTGCGTTGGTTTCAGGATTGATAAAGGAGCGGCCAGTCTGCTGGGTCACGATCATCTGGATCAGCAAAGACGCATCGAGTCCGATGCCTTCCAGAGGATAATAGTTGTCACCCAGCTTTTCGGCAAAGACAGGACCTGCGGCCATCAGTTCCTCAAAGGTGGTCGGGATCGCCAGACCGGCCTTGTCGAATGTGGTCTTGTTGAAAAAGAAAATCCGGCCTGAAACAGACGCGGGCAGACCGTTCAACGCACCGTTGCGGCTGGACGCGTCAAGCTCTTCGTCAGACCACTGGGACAGGTCGATGGTGTCGGAAAAATCCCGCAGATCGGCAAAGCCGTCACCGTTTTCCGAGAAAATCGGCAACCATGGCCAGTTGATCTGCATGATGTCGGCCTCGGTGCCGCCCGCCAGCTGAGTGGCGACCTTTTCGAAGTGGCCGGACCAACCGGTGAATTCGGGCTTGATCGTATGGCCCAGCGCCTCACCGCAAACCTGAAGTGCCGCCTGAGTGGCCTCGTGGCGGCTATCGCCCCCCCACCAGCTCATCCGCAATTCCTCGGCATATGCCGTACCGGCCACAGTCGTTGTGGCAAGTGCTGCTGCGATAAATGTCTTGAAATATGTCATGTGTTCCTCCCTATGACAGTGGTTTGGTCGGCAAGTGAGATGTTCGCACCGCTTTCCGCGTTGAAAAGATGAATACGTGCGCCGTCAGGTCGTAGGCAGACGGCGTCACCACGTTGGATTTCCGTGTCGAATTTATCGGTCGGTATAACGGCAATGAAATTGCTCTCGCCCACGTGAACATGCAGGTTCACTTCATGTCCCATGAACTCGATGTTATGGACCGTCCCCGAGAACGCATCGGCGGTGTCCGCAGCCACGATCTCGACGTGTTGCGGCCGGATGCCGAAGGTCACAGGCCCTTCATGCGGCTCGAGCCGTTCAGCCAGCCCCTTGGGCACCGCAATCGTTTGACCGGCAAGTGTGATCGTCAGCTTGCCATCATTGGCCAGAACCGCAGGCGCAAGGTTCATTTCCGGCATCCCTATAAACCCTGCAACAAAGGCATTGGCGGGGCGCTCATAGAGGGTCACCGGATCGGCGACCTGCATGATATGGCCATCTTTCATAACGCAGATACGGTCGCCCATGGTCATTGCCTCGACCTGATCGTGGGTCACATAAACCACGGTCGCAGGGCGCCCTTCATCGCGGAGGCGCTTATGCAGGTCGGTAATGCGCATGCGCATCGAGGCACGCAATTTGGCGTCAAGGTTCGACAAAGGTTCGTCGAACAAAAACACCTCGGGCGATTTGATGAGCGCACGGCCGACAGCGACACGCTGCGCCTGCCCGCCCGACAACTGCTTTGGCAACCGGTCCAGAAGCTCCTCAATCTCGAGGATACCGGAGACCTCTTTCGTCGCGCTTTCAATTTTGGCTGACGGTTCACGTTTGAGTTTGAGTCCGAACGACAGGTTCCGTCGCACCTTCATATGCGGGTAAAGCGCATAGTTCTGGAACACCATCGCGATACCCCGTTTGCCAGGCACCAGATCATTGACGACATTTTCACCAATGCGGATTTCACCGCCCGTGATCGTCTCCAGCCCTGCAATCATCCGCAGCGTTGTGGATTTGGCACATCCCGATGGGCCGACCAGCACCATGAACTCGCCGTCTGCAACATGCAGGTCAATACCATGCACGGCCTTGAAACCGCCGCCATAGATCTTTTCGACAGATGTAAGTTGAAGATCAGCCATCAGCCTTTGACCCCCCCTGTTGAGATGCCCTCGATGAAATATTTCTGGGCAATGAAGAACACGATCAGTGACGGCGTCAGTGCAAGCACAGTCATCGCAAGGATCTGGTTCCAGTTGAACGCCTCGGTCGTGTCGATGCTCAGCTTGAGCGCCAGAGACACGGGATAATTCTCGACCGAAGAGATGTAGATAAGCGGCCCGAGAAAGTCGTTCATGGTCCACATAAACTGGAACAGACAGACCGAAATGATGGCAGGCATCAGCATCGGTATCACGACATACCAAAGCACCTGAAAGGTGTTGGCCCCGTCAACGCGCGCGGCCTCTTCCATGTCACGCGGGATCGACCGCATGAACTGGATCAGCATAAAGACGAAAAAAGCCTCAAGCGCGAACCACTGCGGCACGAACAGCGGCAGATAGGTGTCAAGCCAGCCCAACTCGCGGAACAACAGATACTGCGGAATGCGCGTAACCACATCGGGCAGCAGCAACGTCGCGATCAGAATGCCAAACAGGATCTTCTTGCCGGGAAATTCAAATCGGGCAAAGCCGTAGGCCACGATCACTGACGAGAATGCCGTGCCGAGCATCTTGGGGATCACGATGTAAAGCGAATTCAAAAAGAACCGCCCGAAGGTATAGGGCGTCGACGTTTCCCAGCCGTCGATATACCCCTGCACGGTTGGATTTTCCGGCCAGAATGACGCCGAGCTGAAGATTTCCTCGTTTGTTTTGAAGGATGCGCCCACCAGCCAGATCAAAGGATACAGCATCAAAAGGCCGAACAACGTCAGGATCACATAGCGGATGATGGCACCGCGGCGCTGCGCGCGCTGGATCTTGAGCTCTTGCGCTGAACGCGTGCGTTCGCCAAGGGGCATTGGTTCTAGGTCAGGTAAGGATACCATTGTTTCAGCTCCTCTTGTCGCCGGCGTAATAGACCCACTTTTTCGACGACCAGAAGGCGATCAGGGTCAAAACCATGATGATCACGAATAGGACCCAAGCGATGGCCGAGGCATAGCCCATGTCGAAGCTCTTGAAGGCCTTGTCGTAGATATAAAGTGGCAACAGATAGGTGGATTTCAGCGGGCCACCGTTGGTGATGATGTAAGGGCCATTGAATTCCTGAAACGCCTGTACTGTCTGCATGATCAGGTTGAAAAAGATGACCGGTGTGATCAGCGGTACGGTGATATAGCGGAATTGCTGCCACTTGGTTGCACCGTCGATGCTGGAGGCCTCATAGAGCGATCTGTCCACCGATTGCAGCGCGGCAAGAAAGATCACCATCGCCGATCCGAACTGCCAGCAGCGCAAAAGCGTCAGGGTGAACAGGGCATTCTGCGGATCGCCAAACCAGTTGACAGGCTCCATGCCGATGGCCGTCAGCCCCATGTTCACAAGGCCTACATCAGCAAAGATGTAGCGCCACAGGACCGCAATCGCGATGGATCCCCCCAGAACCGACGGGACATAGTAGGCCGTCCGGAAAAACCCGATCGCTTTGAGTTTGTAGTTCAGCACCACAGCCACCAGCAGCGCAAAGCACAGCTTGAGCGGGACGGTCATGAACACATAAAGCAGTGTCACGCTCAGGGATTTGCTGAACGTCCGGTCGCGGGTGAAAAGACGCTCGTAGTTATCAAGGCCAACCCATTCCGGCGTCGACAAAAGATCGTAATCGGTGAACGACAGATAGAGCGACGCCAAGAACGGAAACGCTGTGAAGATGCACAGCCCGATCACGTAAGGCGAAACATAGGCCATCCCCAAAAACTTGCTGTCACCACCCATTACGATGCCTCCTTCAACAGATCACGGGGTAAATGATGCGCGGTTGCCTGCACCATTTCATCAAACATTTGCCGCGCCGTCTCCGCAGGGAGTGGCACCACCAGCGGGTCGGTGCGGAACAGATCAAACAGATCGTCCCAGCGCCCGTCAGCAACCGCCTGCAGCAAGGCAGATTGACGCGCCGCATGATCCGCTGTGATCGCCAGCAAAGCATCCGGCATCCGCCCCGCCACCAAAGGTGTCACACCCAGAGACGAGAACAGTGCATTGGTTTCCACAATCGTGCCCAGCGGCAGACCATCCATCTGCCCCCGGTTGGGCAGGTTCACGTTGCTGACGAATTGGCCCAGACCCAGCAATCCTTTGATCTGGTCAACAAGGGCCTCGTCCGATCGGTCGGCATAGGGCACGCCCTGCCCCGCCGCCAAAGCATCGGCACGTGCTTGTTTTTCTGCACGGTCACGGATGCGGTAAGACACCGGCGTCAGCGTGAATTCCCAATCTGCGGCCACGTCGAGGTATTCGCCCTGCGGCATGAACTCGGCCAGGTGACGGTCGCCTGCGGCTGCGGGAATGCCAAACCGGCGATACAGGTCGAACTTCACACGGCTACGGTCCATGAAATACAGATCATGTTCGTCCGTCGGATCAATCTCGCGCGGGGACCAGCCGCTGTTGCCGTGCTGACCGGCGAAGGCGCGGTAGGCGGGCAACATATCGCGCCCTTCAAGGCCGATCGCATCGACAAAGGTAAAATGATTGATGCCCAGAACGTTGACCTCAACATCACGGTGGCTGTAGCGCGCCGCGCCCGCCTCTTGGTTCGCGATCCACGCCACCTGATGGCGCAGCTTCGTCACCTCGTGGCACTCGCCCCACAACCGGATCGCAGGAAAGGCCTGATACATCGCACCGGTCAGCACGCTCATGGGATTTGTCAGATTGCAGACCCAAGCGCGCGGCGCATTTGCGCGGATTGCTTCTGCAATCGAGATCATCATCGGAATGGCACGCAGCGCCCGCACAAACCCGCCAGGCCCAACGGTATCACCCACGGCCTGCTTGATCCCGTAGCGCGCGGGGATGTCTACGTCGCAGGCCATATCATCGAAGGCGCCAGGTAGGATTGATACGACAACGACGTCAGCCCCGCTCAATGCCTCTTGCATTGAGGGCACGGCCGCATAGCGCGCTGGCGTTCCCTTGGAGACATCGGCAAAACGCATCCCGATTTTGGCATTTCTTTGCGCGGCCGCGTGGTCGATATCGTAAAGCCGCACCTGTGCCGCCAGCGTCGTGTCATGGGCCAGATCGGCCATCAGCTTGGTCGCCCAGTTCAGCGAGCCGCCACCGATGTAGGCTATGGTAACAGGGGTTGCGCTCACATCACTGCTCCGATTTGCCAAGGTACGAATTCATTGTCGCCAAGGCCCAAGGCCTCTGACTTGGTGGTCTGGCCCGAAGCGGTCGCGCGGATCAGATCGAATATCTGGTGGCCCTTTTCCGCCAGACTGATCCCGTCGGACATGATGTCACCGGTGTTCAGGTCCATATCGTCCGGCATCTGTTTGAACAGGCGGTCCGAAGTCGCAAGTTTGATGGTGGGTGCGGGTTTCGATCCAAAGGCCGAACCGCGGCCGGTGGTAAACACAACAATCTGGGCCCCGCCCGCGATCTGCCCGGTCGCCGACACAGGGTCATATCCGGGCGTATCCATGAAAACAAAGCCCGACGCAGCAACCTGTTCGGCATAGTCATAGACCGCCATCAACGGGGTCGCACCAGCCTTCGCCACAGCCCCCAGCGATTTTTCAAGGATTGTCGTGATGCCGCCCTGCTTGTTTCCCGGACTGGGGTTGTTGTCCATCGAACCACCATTATGCGCGGCATAGTCTTCCCACCACCTGATCTGCGCAATCAGCTTGTCAGCAACCGCGCGGCTGCTTGCGCGGCGCAGCAACAACTGTTCCGCGCCGTAAATCTCGGGCGTTTCGGACAGGATCGCGGTACCACCCTGTGCGACGATCAGATCGGCTGCAATGCCCAGCGCAGGGTTCGCTGTGATGCTGGAAAATCCGTCTGACCCTCCACATTGCAGCGCAACCCGTAACGCGCTCATCGGTTGCTGGCTGCGGGTGATTGCGTTCACCTCCGGCAATATCTGCGTCACATGCGCCTTGATTGCGTCGATGGTGGCACGTGTGCCGCCGGTGTCCTGGATGGTTAGCGCGTGGAAGCGGTCGGTACCCGCATCACCGAACTGCGCCTGCATCCGCGCAATTTGCATCACCTCGCAACCGAGACCCACGAACACTGTCGCGCCGACATTGGGGTGTGTCGCATGGCCCCACAAGACACGGTTCAAGATGTCGAACCCGCGTCCGCTGTCCGCCATCCCGCAGCCGGAGCCATGCGCGAGCGCCACGATTCCGTCGACATTGTGATAATCTGCCAGCAGTCCGCTTGCCTCGATCTCGGTTGCGGCGCGGCGGATCACAGTGGCCGAGCAATTCACGGTGGCCACCAGTGCAATGTAGTTACGCGTGCCAACGCGGCCGTCCGCGCGGGCATATCCCGCGAAACGCAGCGCCTCCATCTGGGGGACAGCCGCTAAAGCTGCCTTCAGATCCGCACCGATGGCATAATCCTGATCGCGATCGGCAAAGGCGCAATTGTGCGTGTGTACGTGTTCGCCTGCGGCAATCGCCACCGATGCTCGCCCGATAAACTGTCCGAACTTGATGACCGGCGCACCCGCAGGCATCGCCACCCGCGCGATCTTGTGGCCTGATGCCACCGCCGCTGGCAAAGGCGCGCCAAGACCCAAAGGATCAGCACCGACAAGCGCGCGATCAGTCAAAACGGCGACGGTATCGTTCGGGTGCAGGATCAACGGCTCAGGCATGCGCAAGCCCCCTTATCACCCCACGCAATTCCGCCAACCCCCGCAAACGACCGATCAGCGGATAGCCCGGGATCACATCGCGCGTCAGGTCCGACAACATATGGTGGCCATGATCGGGCCGGAACGGGATTGCGTGATCCGCGCGGCCGGCATCGCGGCGGCGCGTCTCTTCGTCCAGCAACACGCGGATCAAGGCGACCATATCGGTGTCACCGTCCAGATGTGCGGCTTCCTCGAACGATCCGTCCGCGTCTTTGCGCACGTTGCGCAGATGGGCAAAATGGATGCGGTCGGCCACCTTTGCCGCAATCGCGGGCACATCATTTTTCGGGTTTGCGCCAAGCGAGCCGGAACACAACGTAATCCCGTTGGCAGGACTGTCATAAGCCTTCAAAACCCAATCCAGATCGTCGGCATCCGAGACAATGC from Yoonia rosea includes the following:
- a CDS encoding pectinesterase family protein produces the protein MRPQLTEDAADRFRRDNVLRYVGTAGAERDDPWCPVPLDAAGLRPDYVVGPGGGYASVQEAVNRALQEQRHGRVVIGVAAGVYCGLVYVPRASFAVTLIGLGASPSDVVLAENIDAEMQGPEYIRRFASHFANAPENVAKLYRRIAGLSPISTAHASVLRVENDGFQLLNLTVQNTYNCDRSQGGDLAVNALGQFRNGQHQAVALLVAGADRVQVQNVVLSSFQDTLYLQSPTKGETVRSSFVDCDIEGDVDFIFGQSTAWFERCTIRTLTSRAAKSWATAPSTDLRTPYGFVFNACNFTHDGKAQQGQCYLGRQWFEGVRATPFGAADIPGYRVNVGPVSFFDPPVGTISRATLNSVGKCVILRSLIGDHIDTTAPWDAWSGNEWNPRHRPALYRASDMLSPLADWLREQGQTYEDICPDMPFLAEYQNRTA
- a CDS encoding glycoside hydrolase family 88/105 protein codes for the protein MLAEFLDDYARRYQPYKGGKWCYEDGCLYRALELWHVETGEARWLDHLHRLADPQIGPEGDLLGYGLSDYNIDNILPGRTLLYLYGLTGEARYRKAADLLARQLQTHPRTQSGVYWHKHRYPWQIWLDGLYMGQPFRIAHAQLSGDEADVADSLAQLSTALDTLIDPASGLYWHAYDEAREQPWADPGTGFNKAFWARAIGWLAMALVEVADLVGEDFAPLRARTVALLEKIAALRVADGIWLQVIDRPDLEGNYQETSASAMFTYALLRGARLGLTDIADGLAPMVMDKALRPKAGGGHEMVEICEVAGLGWYEDRFRDGSPEYYLTEARVKDDIKGVAPLMMAAALMQR
- the pglA gene encoding polygalacturonase PglA, which encodes MLSAHSVTPYTVTILIHADTARYHLERPVSWRLEGTELRGVSDIVPVFLEGLLPDTVYTFWAGEEKLFFRTAPCAGLIDAADYGVSPDAADNACAFAAAVAAVPKGGTLRLPEGHIASGPVFLKSDMTVWLPEGARLAAIADRGGWPILPDHDADGRVVGTWEGLPAASFASLVTAIGCKNLAITGRGTLDGGGDRGDWWTWPKETREGARRPRTLFLAHCTDILLSGITVCNSPSWTVHPYRCDRLTATAMQITNPADSPNTDGFDPESCTQVKVCGLHISVGDDCIAVKAGKRGTGEDTRVDHIAPTRHLTIANCLMEDGHGAVVMGSEMSGDITDVDITRCEFKGTDRGLRIKTRRGRGGQVARIAMNDVAMDGVGTALAINAFYYCDADGKSTEVQSRDPAPVDDSTPLIADITVTNVQLRGVRHAAGAFLGLPEAPLRGLRLTGVTVGYDADAEPGETLMACHLPSARHAGLLHRFAQIETDAALTDLLEDMTDVS
- a CDS encoding ABC transporter substrate-binding protein: MTYFKTFIAAALATTTVAGTAYAEELRMSWWGGDSRHEATQAALQVCGEALGHTIKPEFTGWSGHFEKVATQLAGGTEADIMQINWPWLPIFSENGDGFADLRDFSDTIDLSQWSDEELDASSRNGALNGLPASVSGRIFFFNKTTFDKAGLAIPTTFEELMAAGPVFAEKLGDNYYPLEGIGLDASLLIQMIVTQQTGRSFINPETNAVQWSQDELQAGIDMYQAMVDNHVIKGWPERAAQGNIALHENADWTSGQIAGSYQWDTTFFKISDPLAEGQELVPAGLLRVAGAQNDGVYRKPSMVFSISANSPNQQAAAEVLNCLLTQPEGIAAMGSARGVPSSDVAAAQLLADGGIQQIQVDAQNMVMSANAPAISPFNEDPDVRAGIEDTLELFAYGELDSTEASEEILMLVNEALEDK
- a CDS encoding ABC transporter ATP-binding protein, which codes for MADLQLTSVEKIYGGGFKAVHGIDLHVADGEFMVLVGPSGCAKSTTLRMIAGLETITGGEIRIGENVVNDLVPGKRGIAMVFQNYALYPHMKVRRNLSFGLKLKREPSAKIESATKEVSGILEIEELLDRLPKQLSGGQAQRVAVGRALIKSPEVFLFDEPLSNLDAKLRASMRMRITDLHKRLRDEGRPATVVYVTHDQVEAMTMGDRICVMKDGHIMQVADPVTLYERPANAFVAGFIGMPEMNLAPAVLANDGKLTITLAGQTIAVPKGLAERLEPHEGPVTFGIRPQHVEIVAADTADAFSGTVHNIEFMGHEVNLHVHVGESNFIAVIPTDKFDTEIQRGDAVCLRPDGARIHLFNAESGANISLADQTTVIGRNT
- a CDS encoding carbohydrate ABC transporter permease encodes the protein MVSLPDLEPMPLGERTRSAQELKIQRAQRRGAIIRYVILTLFGLLMLYPLIWLVGASFKTNEEIFSSASFWPENPTVQGYIDGWETSTPYTFGRFFLNSLYIVIPKMLGTAFSSVIVAYGFARFEFPGKKILFGILIATLLLPDVVTRIPQYLLFRELGWLDTYLPLFVPQWFALEAFFVFMLIQFMRSIPRDMEEAARVDGANTFQVLWYVVIPMLMPAIISVCLFQFMWTMNDFLGPLIYISSVENYPVSLALKLSIDTTEAFNWNQILAMTVLALTPSLIVFFIAQKYFIEGISTGGVKG
- a CDS encoding carbohydrate ABC transporter permease, whose protein sequence is MGGDSKFLGMAYVSPYVIGLCIFTAFPFLASLYLSFTDYDLLSTPEWVGLDNYERLFTRDRTFSKSLSVTLLYVFMTVPLKLCFALLVAVVLNYKLKAIGFFRTAYYVPSVLGGSIAIAVLWRYIFADVGLVNMGLTAIGMEPVNWFGDPQNALFTLTLLRCWQFGSAMVIFLAALQSVDRSLYEASSIDGATKWQQFRYITVPLITPVIFFNLIMQTVQAFQEFNGPYIITNGGPLKSTYLLPLYIYDKAFKSFDMGYASAIAWVLFVIIMVLTLIAFWSSKKWVYYAGDKRS
- a CDS encoding family 4 glycosyl hydrolase yields the protein MSATPVTIAYIGGGSLNWATKLMADLAHDTTLAAQVRLYDIDHAAAQRNAKIGMRFADVSKGTPARYAAVPSMQEALSGADVVVVSILPGAFDDMACDVDIPARYGIKQAVGDTVGPGGFVRALRAIPMMISIAEAIRANAPRAWVCNLTNPMSVLTGAMYQAFPAIRLWGECHEVTKLRHQVAWIANQEAGAARYSHRDVEVNVLGINHFTFVDAIGLEGRDMLPAYRAFAGQHGNSGWSPREIDPTDEHDLYFMDRSRVKFDLYRRFGIPAAAGDRHLAEFMPQGEYLDVAADWEFTLTPVSYRIRDRAEKQARADALAAGQGVPYADRSDEALVDQIKGLLGLGQFVSNVNLPNRGQMDGLPLGTIVETNALFSSLGVTPLVAGRMPDALLAITADHAARQSALLQAVADGRWDDLFDLFRTDPLVVPLPAETARQMFDEMVQATAHHLPRDLLKEAS
- a CDS encoding UxaA family hydrolase, coding for MPEPLILHPNDTVAVLTDRALVGADPLGLGAPLPAAVASGHKIARVAMPAGAPVIKFGQFIGRASVAIAAGEHVHTHNCAFADRDQDYAIGADLKAALAAVPQMEALRFAGYARADGRVGTRNYIALVATVNCSATVIRRAATEIEASGLLADYHNVDGIVALAHGSGCGMADSGRGFDILNRVLWGHATHPNVGATVFVGLGCEVMQIARMQAQFGDAGTDRFHALTIQDTGGTRATIDAIKAHVTQILPEVNAITRSQQPMSALRVALQCGGSDGFSSITANPALGIAADLIVAQGGTAILSETPEIYGAEQLLLRRASSRAVADKLIAQIRWWEDYAAHNGGSMDNNPSPGNKQGGITTILEKSLGAVAKAGATPLMAVYDYAEQVAASGFVFMDTPGYDPVSATGQIAGGAQIVVFTTGRGSAFGSKPAPTIKLATSDRLFKQMPDDMDLNTGDIMSDGISLAEKGHQIFDLIRATASGQTTKSEALGLGDNEFVPWQIGAVM